GCCGGTATCACCAGGGACGGCCTGCTCCTTCGGATGAAGGAGGAGGACTGGGACGCCGTGCTGGACGTGAACCTGAAGGGCGTCTTTAACTGCACGAAGGCCGCGGTGAAGCGGATGAGCAAGCAGCGCATGGGCCGCATCGTAAGCATCGCCTCCATCGTGGGCCTTATGGGTAACGCGGGGCAGGCCAACTACGCCGCGAGCAAGGCCGGGCTCATAGGGTTCACCAAGACCGTGGCCAGGGAGTTCGCCGCCAGAGGGATAACCGCCAACGCCGTGGCCCCCGGGTTTATCGAGACGGCCATGACCGAGGCGCTCTCCGAGAAGGTCAGGGAAGAGCTCGCCGGACAGATCCCCATGGGCAGGCTCGGGACCATCGCCGACGTGGCCGAGGCCGTGGCGTTCCTCGCCTCGGACCGGGCCTCGTACATAACAGGGCAGGTAATTAGCGTAAACGGCGGGATGTACATGTAGAAAGGCCGTGATGCGTGTGCGTTATACGTAAAAGGCCTTTTTCCGCATCAGCATCACGCGCACGCATCACGGCCTTTTACCCGATTGACAACGGACCGGATAGGTGTTATACACTGTGGTAGTTTACGAAACTATTTTAACGCTTAGGAGGTGGGTGCATGTCGACAGAGAACAAGGTTAAGAAGATCATAGTGGACCAGCTTGGCGTTTCCGACGACGAGGTGACCCAACAGGCCTCGTTCGTGGACGACCTCGGGGCCGACTCCCTCGACACCGTCGAGATGGTCATGGCCTTCGAGGAGGAGTTCTCGATAGAGATACCCGACGAGGACGCCGAAAAGATAAAGACCGTCCAGAACGCCATAGAATATATAGATAAGAAGGCCAAGTAGGTTATAGAAAGCAGGGTAGCGGAAAACAGGGGGCCGGGACGTTACGTCCTCGCGTCCTGTTTTTGTTCTTAAGCTATGGCGGTTCCGAAGTGGAGGGAGTAAGGTCAATATGAGAAGGGTCGTAGTGACGGGTCTGGGTATGGTAAGCCCGCTGGGTACGGGGGTCGGGAAGTCCTGGGAGGGTATCACGGAGGGCAGAACGGGGATAAGGACCATAACGAGGTTCGACCCCGAGGGTTTTCCCGTACGCATTGCCGCGGAGGTGCCGGACTTCGACCCCACCTCGGTGATAGAAAAAAAAGAAATAAAGAAGATGGACTTCTTTATCCAGTACGCCATGAGCGCGAGTATCGAGGCGTTCGAGGGGTCCGGCTTCAAGGTAACGGAAGATAACGCCGAAAGGGTCGGGGTCTATATCGGCTCGGGTATCGGGGGGCTCTCGGGCATCGAGCGCTGGCACGACGTATTGAGGGAAAAGGGACCGGGCAGGATAGGTCCCTTTTTCATCCCCATGGTCCTTATAAACCTGGCCTCCGGCCAGGTCTCCATACGGCTTGGAGCGAAGGGACCCAACAGCTGCGCCGTCACGGCCTGCGCCACGGGCACCCACTCCATAGGCGACGCGTTCAGGATGATCCAGAGGGGGGAGGCCGACTGTATGGTGGCCGGCGGCTGCGAGGGAGCTATTACGAAGTTATGTGTCGCCGGTTTCAATGCCATGAAGGCGCTATCCACCCGTAACGACGAACCCGAGAAGGCGAGCCGTCCTTTCGATAAGGGGCGGGACGGTTTTATCATAGGCGAGGGCGCGGGCGTGGTCGTGCTCGAAGAGCTCGAGAGCGCGCGGAAGAGGGGGGCCGAGATATACGCCGAGGTCGCCGGATACGGAATGAACTCGGACGCCTACCACATGACCACCCCTTCGGTGGACGGCGAGGGCGCCGCCAGGTGCATGAAGCTTGCCATGAAGGACGCGGGTCTCAGCCCCGAGGACGTGGACTATATAAACGCACACGGCACCTCCACCTACTATAACGACCTCTACGAGACCAAGGCCATAAAGGGGGTCTTCGGGGCCCACGCGAAGAAGGTCAAGGTAAGCTCCACCAAGAGCATGACCGGGCATCTCCTGGGCGCGGCCGGAGGCATAGAGGCCGTCTTTACCGTACTCGCCATAAAGAACGGCGTCCTGCCGCCCACCGTGAACTACGAAACGCCCGACCCGGAATGCGACCTGGACTACGTCCCGAACGTCGCCGAAGAGGGCGGGATAAGGGCCGCCTTGAGCAACTCCTTCGGATTCGGCGGGACCAACGCCGTCCTGGCCTTCAAGGCCTTCAAGGGATAGTATAAGGTTATGGAAAAGGTGGAAAAAACGGAAAAAATGGAAAAGATAGCCATAGCGAGCGACCACGCCGGGAGGGAGCTCAAGGAAGACCTTAAAGAGTTCTTGAGCGGCGCCGGCCTTGAGCCGGTGGACATGGGCCCTGACGGGGACGAGTCCGTGGACTACCCGGACTACGGCTTTCCGCTTGCCGGGAAGGTCTCCACGGGCGAGATGGACAGGGGCATACTCATATGCGGCACCGGCATAGGGATGAGTATCGTCGCCAACAAGTTCCCCGGGGTGAGGGCCGCGCTCGTAAGTGACGTCTACTCGGCGCGGATGGCCAGGGAGCACAACGACTCGAACGTGCTCGTCATAGGCGGCAGGACCACGGGCAAGGGGCTCGCGCGAGAGATCCTGAAGGTCTGGCTCGAGACGAAGTTCGCCGCCGGAAGGCACCAGAGAAGGCTCGACAAGATAACCGAGGTCGAGAAGAAGAGCTTTAATACCGTTAAGAAGGGCGGGTAGATGTCTGTACTGAAGGGTTTCGACCCGGAGATATACGAGGCCATAAGGCTCGAGACCGAGAGGCAGGAGTATAAGCTCGAACTCATAGCCTCTGAGAACATGGTGAGCGAGGCGGTACTCGAGGCCGTCGGGAGCGTCCTTACCAACAAGTACGCCGAGGGCTACCCGGGCAAGCGCTACTACGGCGGCTGCGAGTACGTCGACATAGGGGAGAGGCTCGCCATAGAGAGGGCGAAAAAGCTCTTCGACTGCGACCACGCAAACGTACAGGCCCACTCGGGCTCGCAGGCCAACATGGCCGTCTACATGACGGTCTTGAAGCCCGGCGATAAGGTGATGGGCATGGACCTGAGCCACGGCGGGCATCTGACGCACGGGAGCCACGTCAACTTCTCCGGCCAGCTCTACGACATAGTGTTCTACGGGGTCAGGAAGGAAGACCAGCGTATAGACATGGACCAGGTACGCGACCTCGCCCGCAAGCACACCCCGCGCATGATAGTTGTCGGCGCGAGCGCCTACCCGCGCACCATAGACTTCAAGGCCTTCAGGGAGGTGGCCGACGAGGTCGGCGCACTCGTAATGGTGGATATAGCCCACATAGCGGGCCTCGTGGCCACGGGCCTTCACCCGAGCCCCGTGCCGTTCTCCGAGTTCGTCACCACGACGACGCATAAGACCCTCAGGGGGCCGAGGGGAGGGATGGTCATGTGCAAGGAGGAGTTCGCAAAGAAACTCGATAAGGAGATATTCCCCGGCATACAGGGCGGTCCGCTCATGCACATAATAGCGGCCAAGGCCGTGGCCTTTAAGGAGGCCCTCTCGCCCGGGTTCAAGGAGTACCAGAAGCTGGTCGTGTCGAGCGCTGAGGCCCTTGCCAGAGGGCTTATGGATAGAGGTTACGACCTCGTCTCCGGCGGCACCGACACGCACTTGATGCTCATGGACCTGACCGAGACCGGCATAACCGGCAAGGAGGGGGAGGAGGCGCTCGGCAAGGCCGGGATAACCGTCAACAAGAACACCGTCCCGTTCGAGACCCGGAGCCCGTTCGTAACGAGCGGGATACGCATAGGCGTTCCGGCGGCCGTCACCCGGG
This genomic interval from Thermodesulfobacteriota bacterium contains the following:
- the glyA gene encoding serine hydroxymethyltransferase is translated as MSVLKGFDPEIYEAIRLETERQEYKLELIASENMVSEAVLEAVGSVLTNKYAEGYPGKRYYGGCEYVDIGERLAIERAKKLFDCDHANVQAHSGSQANMAVYMTVLKPGDKVMGMDLSHGGHLTHGSHVNFSGQLYDIVFYGVRKEDQRIDMDQVRDLARKHTPRMIVVGASAYPRTIDFKAFREVADEVGALVMVDIAHIAGLVATGLHPSPVPFSEFVTTTTHKTLRGPRGGMVMCKEEFAKKLDKEIFPGIQGGPLMHIIAAKAVAFKEALSPGFKEYQKLVVSSAEALARGLMDRGYDLVSGGTDTHLMLMDLTETGITGKEGEEALGKAGITVNKNTVPFETRSPFVTSGIRIGVPAAVTRGMKEAEMTCIADFIDRAIKNRADEDALSGIKDEVKDLCTNFPFYGERLKCK
- the fabF gene encoding beta-ketoacyl-ACP synthase II; the protein is MRRVVVTGLGMVSPLGTGVGKSWEGITEGRTGIRTITRFDPEGFPVRIAAEVPDFDPTSVIEKKEIKKMDFFIQYAMSASIEAFEGSGFKVTEDNAERVGVYIGSGIGGLSGIERWHDVLREKGPGRIGPFFIPMVLINLASGQVSIRLGAKGPNSCAVTACATGTHSIGDAFRMIQRGEADCMVAGGCEGAITKLCVAGFNAMKALSTRNDEPEKASRPFDKGRDGFIIGEGAGVVVLEELESARKRGAEIYAEVAGYGMNSDAYHMTTPSVDGEGAARCMKLAMKDAGLSPEDVDYINAHGTSTYYNDLYETKAIKGVFGAHAKKVKVSSTKSMTGHLLGAAGGIEAVFTVLAIKNGVLPPTVNYETPDPECDLDYVPNVAEEGGIRAALSNSFGFGGTNAVLAFKAFKG
- the acpP gene encoding acyl carrier protein, whose translation is MSTENKVKKIIVDQLGVSDDEVTQQASFVDDLGADSLDTVEMVMAFEEEFSIEIPDEDAEKIKTVQNAIEYIDKKAK
- the rpiB gene encoding ribose 5-phosphate isomerase B, producing MEKIAIASDHAGRELKEDLKEFLSGAGLEPVDMGPDGDESVDYPDYGFPLAGKVSTGEMDRGILICGTGIGMSIVANKFPGVRAALVSDVYSARMAREHNDSNVLVIGGRTTGKGLAREILKVWLETKFAAGRHQRRLDKITEVEKKSFNTVKKGG
- the fabG gene encoding 3-oxoacyl-[acyl-carrier-protein] reductase, whose protein sequence is MSDDKRVALVTGGARGIGKAIAERLVSDGVDVAVADVNLEAATETAKELAMAGVKTLPLKANVADFKEAEAMVEAVVSELGAVHILINNAGITRDGLLLRMKEEDWDAVLDVNLKGVFNCTKAAVKRMSKQRMGRIVSIASIVGLMGNAGQANYAASKAGLIGFTKTVAREFAARGITANAVAPGFIETAMTEALSEKVREELAGQIPMGRLGTIADVAEAVAFLASDRASYITGQVISVNGGMYM